A single genomic interval of Rhinopithecus roxellana isolate Shanxi Qingling chromosome 11, ASM756505v1, whole genome shotgun sequence harbors:
- the ADGRA1 gene encoding adhesion G protein-coupled receptor A1, with the protein MLLCLLASVITYIVHQSAIRISRRGRHTLLNFCFHAALTFTVFAGGINRTKYPILCQAVGIVLHYSTLSTMLWIGVTARNIYKQVTKKAPLCLDADQPPYPRQPLLRFYLISGGVPFIICGVTAATNIRNYGTEDEDAAYCWMAWEPSLGAFYGPAAVIALVTCVYFLGTYVQLRRHPGRRYEMRAQSEEQRRLATPDGSRGIRPSTPPARDAPGASVLQNEHSFQAQLRAAAFTLFLFTATWAFGALAVSQGHFLDMVFSCLYGAFCVTLGLFVLIHHCAKREDVWQCWWACCPRRRDAHPALDANGAALGRAACLHSPGLGQPRGFTHPPGPCKMTNLQAAQGHTSCLSPATPCCAKMQGEPLMADEAHMHAQEGAFGHDPHLHGCLQGRTKPPYFSRHPAEEPEYAYHIPSSLDGSPRSSRTDSPPSSLDGPAGAHTLACCTQGDPFPMVSQPEGSDGSPALYSCPTQLGREAALGPGHLEMLRRTQSLPFGGPSQNGLPKGNLLEGLPFGTDGTGNIRTGPWKNETTV; encoded by the exons ATgctgctctgcctcctggcctccgTCATTACCTACATCGTGCACCAGAG CGCCATCCGCATCAGTCGCCGGGGCCGGCACACGCTCCTGAACTTCTGCTTCCACGCAGCCCTGACCTTCACGGTGTTTGCCGGTGGCATCAACCGCACCAAGTATCCCATCCTGTGCCAGGCG GTGGGCATCGTGCTGCACTATTCCACGCTGTCCACCATGCTGTGGATAGGAGTGACTGCCAGGAACATCTACAAGCAGGTGACCAAGAAGGCCCCTCTGTGCCTGGACGCAGACCAGCCACCGTACCCCAGGCAGCCCCTGCTCAG GTTTTACCTCATCAGTGGAGGGGTCCCCTTTATCATCTGTGGGGTCACGGCTGCCACGAACATCAGGAATTACGGGACAGAGGACGAAGACGCGGCGTA CTGCTGGATGGCCTGGGAGCCTAGCCTGGGCGCCTTCTACGGCCCAGCCGCCGTCATTGCCCTGGTCACCTGCGTGTACTTCCTGGGCACCTACGTGCAGCTGCGGCGCCACCCAGGGCGCAGGTACGAGATGCGCGCACAGTCCGAGGAGCAGCGGCGGCTGGCCACGCCCGACGGCAGCCGTGGGATCCGGCCCAGCACCCCACCCGCACGCGATGCCCCTGGCGCCTCGGTGCTGCAGAACGAGCACTCGTTCCAGGCACAGCTGCGCGCTGCCGCCTTCACGCTGTTCCTGTTCACGGCCACGTGGGCCTTTGGGGCGCTGGCCGTGTCCCAGGGCCACTTCCTGGACATGGTCTTCAGCTGCCTGTACGGCGCCTTCTGCGTGACACTGGGGCTCTTCGTGCTCATCCACCACTGCGCCAAGCGCGAGGACGTGTGGCAGTGCTGGTGGGCATGCTGCCCACGCCGCAGGGATGCCCACCCCGCACTCGATGCCAACGGGGCCGCGCTGGGCCGTGCCGCCTGCCTGCATTCGCCGGGCCTCGGCCAGCCACGGGGCTTCACGCACCCACCGGGACCCTGCAAGATGACCAACCTGCAGGCCGCACAGGGCCACACCAGTTGTCTGTCCCCAGCCACCCCGTGCTGCGCCAAGATGCAGGGCGAGCCACTGATGGCGGACGaggcacacatgcacgcacaggAGGGTGCCTTCGGGCACGACCCTCACCTGCACGGGTGCCTTCAGGGCAGAACTAAGCCGCCCTACTTTAGCCGGCACCCAGCAGAGGAGCCCGAGTATGCCTACCACATCCCGTCCAGCCTGGACGGCAGCCCCCGAAGCTCGCGCACAGACAGCCCCCCCAGCTCTCTGGATGGCCCAGCAGGGGCACACACGCTGGCCTGCTGCACCCAGGGTGACCCCTTCCCCATGGTCAGCCAGCCTGAGGGCAGCGATGGGAGCCCTGCCCTCTACAGCTGCCCCACACAGCTGGGCAGGGAGGCAGCGCTTGGGCCCGGCCACCTGGAGATGCTGCGGaggacacagtccctgccctttGGTGGCCCCAGCCAGAATGGGCTGCCCAAGGGTAACTTGCTAGAAGGCCTGCCGTTTGGCACCGATGGGACCGGCAACATCCGAACAGGACCCTGGAAAAATGAAACTACTGTGTAG